From Streptomyces chrestomyceticus JCM 4735, one genomic window encodes:
- a CDS encoding N-acyl-D-amino-acid deacylase family protein, giving the protein MDTVVRDVRVIDGTGTPSYRADVALDGGRIAEIHRETDAGPRPGASRVVDGAGLALSPGFIDMHAHSDLALLRDPSHEAKAAQGVTLEVIGQDGLSYAPVDDRTLAEVRAQITGWNGDGSDIDFNWRTVGAYLDRLDHGFDGQGIAVNAAYLVPQGTVRMLALGWDDRAATPAELARMRQLVAEGLEQGAVGLSSGLTYTPGMYADDAELTELCRVVARYGGYYCPHHRSYGAGALEAYEEMVGLTRQAGCALHLAHATMNFGVNKGRAPELLALLDRALEDGADITLDTYPYTPGCTTLVAMLPSWASEGGPDAILDRLRDDAAAARIRRVMEVDGADGCHGVPIEWDTIEISGVSHPELAGYVGRTVAESARERGEEPWTTARRLLVEDRLGSTILQHVGHEENVRAIMRHRVHTGGSDGILQGHKPHPRAYGTFPKYLGTYVRELGVLSLEECVAHLTSRAAARLRLPDRGLVREGYRADLVLFDPETVGAGATFDAPRTLPTGIPHVLINGRFVIEDGRRTDVLAGRAVRRTRP; this is encoded by the coding sequence ATGGACACCGTGGTCCGCGACGTACGCGTCATCGACGGCACCGGCACCCCCTCCTACCGGGCGGACGTCGCCCTCGACGGCGGCCGGATCGCCGAGATCCACCGGGAGACGGACGCCGGGCCGCGCCCCGGCGCCTCCCGTGTGGTGGACGGCGCGGGCCTGGCGCTCTCCCCCGGCTTCATCGACATGCACGCGCACAGCGACCTGGCGCTGCTGCGCGACCCGTCGCACGAGGCGAAGGCGGCGCAGGGCGTCACCCTCGAAGTGATCGGCCAGGACGGCCTGTCGTACGCGCCGGTCGACGACCGTACGCTCGCCGAGGTCCGCGCGCAGATCACCGGCTGGAACGGGGACGGCTCGGACATCGACTTCAACTGGCGCACGGTCGGCGCGTACCTGGACCGCCTCGACCACGGCTTCGACGGGCAGGGCATCGCCGTCAACGCCGCATACCTCGTTCCGCAGGGCACGGTCCGGATGCTCGCCCTCGGCTGGGACGACCGCGCGGCCACGCCCGCCGAGCTCGCCCGGATGCGGCAGCTCGTCGCCGAGGGTCTGGAGCAGGGCGCCGTCGGCCTGTCCTCCGGCCTCACCTACACCCCCGGCATGTACGCGGACGACGCCGAACTGACCGAACTGTGCCGGGTCGTGGCCCGCTACGGCGGCTACTACTGCCCGCACCACCGCTCGTACGGCGCGGGCGCGCTGGAGGCGTACGAGGAGATGGTCGGCCTGACGCGGCAGGCGGGCTGTGCCCTGCACCTCGCCCACGCCACCATGAACTTCGGCGTGAACAAGGGCCGCGCCCCCGAACTCCTCGCCCTCCTGGACCGCGCCCTGGAGGACGGCGCCGACATCACCCTCGACACCTACCCGTACACGCCCGGCTGCACGACCCTGGTCGCCATGCTGCCGAGCTGGGCGAGCGAGGGCGGCCCCGACGCGATCCTGGACCGGCTGCGGGACGACGCGGCCGCCGCGCGCATCCGGCGCGTCATGGAGGTGGACGGCGCGGACGGCTGCCACGGCGTGCCGATCGAGTGGGACACCATCGAGATCTCCGGCGTCTCGCACCCGGAGCTGGCGGGGTACGTCGGCCGGACGGTGGCCGAGTCGGCGCGGGAGCGCGGCGAGGAGCCGTGGACGACGGCCCGGCGGCTGCTGGTCGAGGACCGGCTCGGCTCGACGATCCTCCAGCACGTCGGCCACGAGGAGAACGTCCGCGCGATCATGCGCCACCGGGTGCACACCGGCGGCAGCGACGGCATCCTCCAGGGCCACAAGCCGCACCCGAGGGCGTACGGCACGTTCCCGAAGTACCTGGGCACGTACGTACGGGAGCTGGGCGTGCTGTCGCTGGAGGAGTGTGTCGCGCATCTGACCTCGCGCGCCGCCGCCCGGCTGCGGCTGCCCGACCGCGGCCTGGTCCGCGAGGGCTACCGCGCCGACCTGGTGCTCTTCGACCCGGAGACGGTCGGCGCCGGGGCCACCTTCGACGCGCCGCGCACCCTGCCGACGGGCATTCCGCACGTGCTGATCAACGGTCGGTTCGTCATCGAGGACGGACGGCGGACGGATGTGCTCGCGGGGCGGGCGGTACGGCGAACGCGCCCCTGA